The following coding sequences lie in one Alicyclobacillus curvatus genomic window:
- a CDS encoding transposase, with protein sequence MAKSSISQHAQSGLVPFPLIPRQWEQYMDVPFVIPALTFPWDIFRSIEQEYYRHLYDSLREERINRSEETSNVTNSALGLELPTPTEQADDTPAARRSRSGRKPHDFMPMMRAFELARLLYVEMMAESVYLQVRSNPLFAEACGFTGKLPSYRSFARFDDIMTNFGLWDKARQLVVMFNLKPGVLDAEDALVADTTHVEAEATYGKQMKICGHKEDCNCPTVPTDDNVGIVRKSNAVSYIGHKVSLLSGAKGQLPLTREVCKGGEYDAFTLLPTLERFKSEFEELAQSVQYVLADGIYQSPRNQQTTKDVLGAKLVAPTRGRQDKPSDVRGIDMVDRYGVPHCIAGHKMELKGCDLKKKQYIFRCPVHNPQAKQEGLGCPEHKHVECCNSATQGRVLRVDFSTTPQVDPEFPQHSRTFDTLYDARTGIERIIGMLKDGYSLRRVHKRGRKAVEAHVDQAILCMHVMAYCAYVQSGTVNRGWTRSRLKRAQ encoded by the coding sequence CTGGTTTGGTTCCTTTCCCCTTGATTCCCCGTCAATGGGAACAGTATATGGATGTTCCGTTTGTTATCCCCGCACTGACTTTCCCTTGGGACATCTTTCGAAGCATTGAGCAGGAATACTACCGGCATCTATATGACTCGTTGCGTGAGGAACGGATAAATCGGTCGGAAGAAACCAGCAACGTCACCAACTCTGCTCTCGGGCTAGAACTCCCGACACCAACGGAACAGGCGGATGATACGCCGGCAGCCAGACGAAGTCGCTCAGGACGCAAACCCCACGACTTTATGCCCATGATGCGTGCATTCGAACTGGCTCGATTGCTATACGTCGAGATGATGGCAGAGAGCGTCTACCTTCAGGTTCGCTCAAATCCGTTGTTTGCTGAAGCTTGTGGGTTCACAGGCAAGCTTCCCAGTTACCGCTCGTTTGCCCGCTTCGACGACATCATGACGAACTTCGGGTTATGGGATAAGGCTCGACAGCTAGTCGTTATGTTCAATTTGAAGCCGGGCGTGCTAGATGCCGAAGACGCGCTGGTTGCCGACACGACACATGTTGAAGCAGAAGCGACATACGGAAAGCAGATGAAAATATGCGGCCACAAAGAAGACTGTAATTGCCCTACCGTCCCCACGGACGACAACGTGGGTATTGTTCGTAAGAGTAACGCTGTATCTTACATTGGTCACAAAGTTTCCTTACTCAGTGGCGCAAAGGGACAACTCCCGCTTACCAGAGAGGTGTGCAAGGGTGGCGAATACGATGCCTTCACTTTGCTGCCTACACTTGAGAGATTCAAGTCTGAGTTTGAGGAACTGGCGCAGTCCGTGCAATATGTACTTGCCGATGGGATTTACCAGAGTCCCAGGAACCAGCAGACAACAAAGGATGTACTTGGGGCGAAACTGGTGGCTCCCACCAGGGGCCGACAGGACAAACCGAGCGATGTACGTGGAATTGATATGGTTGACCGCTACGGGGTACCCCATTGCATTGCTGGACACAAGATGGAGTTGAAAGGGTGCGACCTCAAAAAGAAACAGTACATATTCAGGTGTCCAGTTCACAACCCTCAGGCAAAGCAGGAAGGGCTTGGCTGCCCGGAACACAAGCACGTTGAGTGTTGTAACAGCGCCACGCAAGGCCGGGTGCTTCGGGTGGATTTTTCGACGACACCTCAGGTCGATCCCGAGTTCCCACAGCACAGCCGTACATTCGATACATTGTATGACGCCCGAACAGGGATTGAGCGAATCATTGGAATGCTGAAGGACGGGTACAGTTTACGGCGCGTGCACAAACGTGGACGTAAGGCGGTAGAGGCACACGTCGACCAAGCTATCCTCTGCATGCATGTGATGGCATACTGCGCTTACGTTCAAAGTGGAACTGTGAACCGAGGGTGGACACGAAGTCGACTGAAGCGGGCTCAATAA